The genomic stretch TTCTTCAGATGCTCCATGAACTGCCAGTTACAGTAGCGATCGCGGGTCGAACCCAGATAGAGATGCGGATAGTTCACCAGCATGTCGGAACAATGCGCGGAAGTGCCGCGGTATTCGTCCAGTTGATGCGCCATCCAGTTGGCGTGAGATTCCCAAATCCAGCCGACGAAGTTTTGATTGCCGTAAGACTGGAAGCTGCCGGTCTGCCCCTGCAACGCGTGGGTAAACTCATGGGCCAGACCCCAGTGGTCAAGCAGCGCGCCGGGACCGATCCACATTCCCATGGTGCCGCCATCGGCAATCCCGCCGTTCAGGCCGAAGGACGGGTCGATATGAATATTCGCTTTGTACTTGACGGTCGCGTTGCAATACGGCTGCGGGAATTTGATCTGGTTGATGAATTTATCCCAAATCAGCTCCAGCTGTTTGCCCGCGGCAACCACGTCATTGCGGTTAACCTGACTGCTATTATTCCAACGAAAGGCAAAATGTTCGGTTTGATACTGTGCTGCCGGCATGTCACTGACGTTACTGACCTGCCAGTTCCCCGCCACACAGGTTTCATCCGCATAAGCGGCATTCGCCGCCAATAAACTGCCCGCGGCAAGCAGGCAGCGCCCCAGAGAAATATGCTTTCTTATCTGCGACATAAGTCCGTTTTCCGAGCATGATAATGATGGGTACGCCTTCTCACGATCCAATGAAAAGGAAAGCAAGCCTCCTGACACCGGACGTCAAAGGCAGCCTTAAGGTCTTCGTGACCTGTTTTGTACGAATATTGCTGTCTCTCCTAATGGATAGACACATTAATGTTATTACACTTTTTAATATCGTTATACAGAGATTTGAGTAATCACTGACAAAACTTCACATATCAGATCGCGCTTTTTACCTTAAAAAACCGATGAAATTACCCAATCTAAAAAAACCAGCATGTATGACTGATAATTTTCGACTCAAAGAATTATTAATATAAATTCATGATTCGGCTGATAACGTTGTTTATGAGACGCATTATCGATAACCTTGCAGCACTCTTTTTCATGCTCGACAGGTAACAGGTAATCGTATGGTGGGATCAGACCGGCGCGCGGCAGGCGTGCTATCCGGAACAGGTGTATCCGGAAATAGAAACAACCGCGGCATTATGTGGATATGGGGATTGATGGCGATGCTGCTGCTCGCCGGTTGCGATAACGCCGCCTCGCCCGATCACAGCGCCTCGGCGGCAACGTCGACGGGCTGGCCCCGCACGGTACCAACGCTGAAAGGCCCCGTGACGCTCGACCACGCGCCTCAGCGCATCGTGTCTACCAGCGTAACCATCAGCGGCACGCTGCTGGCGATCAATGCGCCGCTGATCGGCTCCGGCGCCACCAGCCCCAATACCATCGTGGCCGACGATCAGGGGTTCTTTCGCCAGTGGAGCGCCGAGGCGAAAGCCCGCGGCGTCAAACCGCTCTACATCACCGAACCCAATGCGGAAGCCATCGCCGCCGCCGCGCCGGACATGATCATTATTGCGGCGACCGGCGGCGACTCCGCCCTGAAATTGTATGAGCAGCTTTCCGCCATCGCGCCGACGCTGGTGGTGGATTACGGCGATAAAAGCTGGCAGCAACTGGCCGGGTATCTGGGCGAAGCCATTGGTCACGAAACCGATGCCCGACAGGTGATTGAACGTTTCGAGCAACGGGTGCAGACCGTGAAGCAGACGATTCAACTGCCGCCTCAGCCGGTGTCGGCGCTGGTGTATTATGAAGACGGCCGCGGGGTCAACTTGTGGACGCACGCGTCCGCGCAGGGACAATTGCTGTCGGAACTGGGGTTCCAACTGGCGTCGCTACCGGACAACCTGCCTACCGAAACCCGGATGGGTAAACGACAGGATATTCTGCAAATCTCCGGCGAGAACATGGCGGGCAGCCTCAACGGCCAATCGCTGCTGCTGTTCGCCAACGACGACGATACCGTTAATCGGGTCATCGCCAACCCGTTCCTCAGCCACCTGGAGCCGGTCGTACAGCACCGCATCTGGGCGATGGGACCGGACACCTTCCGGCTCGATTACTACAGCGCCAGCAACATGCTAAGCAAGATCGAACAGTACTTCCGCCAGCCGGCATCCCGCTGACGGACTGGGGTATGCCGGCGCTGTAATACGCCGCCTAGCCCTCGTGTACCGCGTCGCCGGTTTCTTCTTCATCCGGCGACGCCGCCGGTTCGCCAAAGCGGCACTGGCGCAGCGGACGCACCAGCAGCGCGATCACGCCGCCCAGCAGCGCGGCGGCGGCGCCAAAAGCCAGAATACTGGTCGCCGGCGCCAGCAGTTTGCCCATCAACCCCAGAATCAGCGCGCCCACCGAATCGCCGGTGACATCCTGCGCCGTCCCCAGGCTATTGACCCGCCCCAGCAGGTGATCCGGCGTATGGCTCTGGATTAGGGTGAACTGCAGCAATGAGGTGATCGCGTTAAAGTAGCCGTAGCACACCAGCGCCAGCAGCGCAGGCAGCAAATGGCTGAACAGCCCCAGCGACGCCACCGCCAGAAAGGCGCCCGTCGCGCAGCCCAGCAGAATCTTTCCCGGTCGTTGCGTCCCCGATACCCAGCCGCTGGTGAACGCGCCTATCATGGCGCCCAGCGGCACCGCGGAATACATCAATCCCACTGCCGACGGCCCGGCGTGGTAAGCATCGCCCGCCAGCGCCGGAAACAGCACCCGCATCGCCCCGACCACGCTCACCAGCATGCCTAGCAGCACCACGCAGCCCACCACCGGATGGGAGCAAACGAAGCGCACCCCGCCGGCCAGCGCCTGCAGCGGATGCTCCGGTTTGCCCGGTGCCGGTTTCATCGACGGCAGCCGCACCAATGGGATCAGCGTCGCCAGCGTTCCGGCCGCGGCGACGGCGAAGTTCCAACCCACGCCGCCCGCGACGATGATCACCCCGCCCAGCGCCGGCGACAGAATCGCACCCAACCGCACCGTCAGCATGGTCAGCGCGCCGGCGGCTGGCAGATTTTCCCGCCCGACCAGCAACGGAATCACCGCCATCAGCGCCGTCATGCCCAGCGCGCCGAAGAAACCGTCCCAGGCGGCCAGCACATAGAGCGCCAGTAATGACGGCGAGCCGGAAAACGCATTCAGACTCAGCGCCACGAATCCCAGCCCGCAGGTGCCGCGGGCAAACAGGATCAGTTTGCGGCGATCGAAGCGGTCCGCCAGCACCCCGCCCAGCATCAGCCCGATAAACATGCCGATGCCGTCCAGCGCCACCGCCATCCCGACCTGCAACGTAGAGCCGGTCATCGCCTGAATCTGTACCGGCACCCCCACCGTCAGCATGCCGAGCGCAAACACCGACAACATGCGAGCCACAAAAATGGCGCGAAAATGCGCATTCTGCTTCAGCAAACTGAAGTCGAGAAAAAAAGAAGATTTAGCCATGAGCGTTTGTTGAATTCCTGTTCTTAATCAAAATGCTTTCTATCAGAATCGCGCCGCTATCATTCGCGGCCCGGGCAGTGCGGTAAATGGCGCCAATCCGGCTTCAGGTCAATGTCTTTGCCGAAGCCCGTATGCTATCCTAGCTACGCCACAACATTAATGATAATAATAATCATATGCATTTTTTAATAAAGCGATTCTTATCAGTGAGGTCACCCTTTCCCACCCAGACCACCGCGCCAGCTCCCTTGCCGCGCGCGCTGTCATCGTTAACTGGCCGGCGGATTGCCGGTGTGATTCCCTGTCTGCTGCTGCTGGCATTGATCTGTCTCGCCAGCCTGATGCTGGGCGCTCGCGCCATCGCGCCGGAAGTGGTCTGGCACAGTCTGACCGGCAACCTGCAAGGCCCGGACAGCACCATCATTTTGCAGGCGCGGCTGCCGCGCACCCTGGCCGGTATTCTGGTGGGAATGGCGCTGGGCGCGGCCGGCGCGGTGATGCAGGCGCTGACCCGCAACCCGCTGGCCGACCCCGGCATCCTCGGCGTCAACGCCGGCGCCAGCTTCGCCATCGTGCTGGGCATCAGCTTCTTTGGCATCACCGGTATGGCCTCGTGGCTCGGCTTCGCCTGGCTTGGCGTACTGGCGGCCAGCCTGATGGTGTGGATCATCGGCACCCTGAGCGGCGGACGGGTCAACCCGATACGTCTGACGCTGGCGGGCGTGGCGCTGAGCGCCGTGCTGTCCGGTTTCACCTCGTCGCTGTCGCTGCTCAATCCGCTGGCGTTTGATCAGCTGCGCTTATGGGAAGCCGGAACGCTGGACATCCGCTCGCTGGGCAATATCGCCTGGGTGACGCCCACCATACTGCTGGGCTGCGCGCTGGCTTTTTTCGCCGCCCGCTCGCTGAATACGCTCAGCATGGGTGAAGATCTCGCCACCGCGCTCGGCACCCGCGTAGCGTTAATCCGCGTGATCGCGATGTTATCGGTGATGCTGCTGTGCGGTTCCGCCACCGCGCTGGCCGGCCCCATCGGGTTCGTCGGCCTGATGATCCCCCATATCGCACGCGGCTGGGCCGGGCCGGATCAACGCTGGATTCTGATCTATTCGCTGCTGTTCGCACCGATACTGCTGCTGAGTGCCGACATTGTCGGCCGCCTGCTGGTGCCGGGCGAATTGCGGGTGTCCATCGTCACCGCCTTTATCGGCGCGCCGGTCCTGATCTGGCTGGTGCGTCAGCGCAAGTCCTAGGAAGGCCACGCCATGTCTACCCGAACCCTGTTTCTGCGCGCGCCTGCCGGCTTGATTAGCGGCCGGCTGCCGCTGCGCGCGCTGTGGATCAATCTGTCGCTGCTGCTGGGCGGCGCGGCGCTGCTGACGCTGGCCGTCAGCCTCGGCACCCTGCCGCTGTCGGCGCCCACCGTATGGCAGGCGCTGGCCGGCCACGGCGAGGCCAGCACCGTCACCGTCGTGACTCAGTGGCGCGCCCCGCGCGCGGTGATGGCGCTGCTGCTCGGCGCCGGGCTGGGCGTCAGCGGCGCCATTTTTCAGTCGCTGACCCGTAACCCGCTGGGCAGCCCGGACGTCGTCGGTTTCAACACCGGCGCCCATACCGGGGCGCTGGTCACCATCATCCTGTTGCACGGCAGCTACTACCAGATTGCCGGCGGCGCGGTATTGGGCGGCCTGGCGACGGCGCTGGCGGTCTATTTGCTGGCATGGCGACGGGGAATCAGCGGATTTCGGCTGATCATCGTCGGCATCGCGGTCAGCGCGATACTGTCGGCGTTCAACACCTGGCTGATGATCACCGGCGCGCTGGAAACGGTGATGACCGCCGCGCTGTGGGGCGCCGGTTCACTGAACGGCATGACCTGGAGTAAAGCCGCGCCTGCGCTGCTGCTGATTCCGCTGACGCTGCTGGCGACGCTGCTGCTGGCCCGGCGTCTGCAACTGTTGGAAATGGGCGACGACAGCGCCCGGGCGTTGGGCGTCAACGCGGAGGCCAGCCGGTTGTGGCTGATGCTGTGCGGCATCGTGCTGATTGCGGTGGTGACCGCCAGCGCCGGACCGATTTCCTTTATCGCGCTGGCGGCGCCGCAGATTGCGCGCCGTCTGACCCGCGCCAGCACGGTGCCGTTATGCGCCGCCGCGCTGGTGGGCGGCCTGCTGTTGCTGACGGCCGATATCGTCGCCCAGCATCTGTTTACCGGCCGACAGTTGCCGGTGGGTTCGGTGACGGTCAGCATCGGCGGGTTGTATCTGATCTGGCTGCTGATCCGCGAATCACGCCGGTAATCAGCAACGTTAATTTGTCTGTAAAGAGTGATTCTGATGACACACCTTTTGCGCGCCGAGCAGTTGACGCTGGGCTACGACAACAAAATCATCGCCCGGGATCTGAGCGTGGCGATCCCGGCCGGTAAATTCAGCGTGATCATCGGCCCCAACGCCTGCGGCAAATCCACCCTGCTGCGCGCGCTGTGCCGCCTGCTGAAACCGATGGCGGGCGATGTATTGCTGGACGGCACCAGTATCCACCGCATTCCCACCAAAACGCTGGCCCGGCAACTGGGGCTATTGCCGCAGCACGCCATCGTGCCGGACAACATCACGGTGATGGATCTGGTGGCGCGCGGACGCTACCCGCACCAGACGCTGCTGCGCCAGTGGAGCGACGCGGACCAGACGGCGGTGGAACAGGCGATGGCAGCCACCAACGTTAGCGAACTGGCGGAGCGCAGCGTGGACGAGCTCTCCGGCGGGCAGCGCCAGCGAGTCTGGATCGCCATGGTGCTGGCGCAGCAAACGCCGTTGTTGTTGCTGGACGAACCCACCACTTGGCTGGATATCGCCCATCAAATCGACCTGCTGGACCTGTTCCGTGAACTAAATCAGCAACATGACCGCACGCTGGTGGCGGTACTGCACGACCTCAATCAGGCCTGCCGCTACGCCGACCACCTGATCGTGATGCGCGCCGGCGCCGTGATGGCCCAGGGCACGCCCGCCGATATCATCACCGCCGAACTGGTGCAGGAGGTGTTCGGCATGGCCTGCGTCATCATCGACGATCCAGTCTCCCACACCCCGCTGATCGTCCCCTGCGGCCGCCATCACCCGGCGCCTTGACGCTGTTGACAAACAGCGCTGTTGTTTTGTTATTGGTGATTTATGTTGGAGTTGCGAGAGGTTTCGTGCTTGATGACATCCGTTATCCCTTTGCAACATCATCGCACGCACGACAAGGAGAGGCTCAACGCCGCCTCTCCTTGACCTCTGGCTGATGGCTAAACTGTACCGCTGGCGCGGTCCCCTCGGCGTTCGCCTTCGCTGTTCGGGCCGCCCGTGACGCGTTCCAGACGCGGCACGGGCTTTCGCCGCGTCCATGCGGCTCACCCGGCGAAGACGAACACCTCGGCACAGTTTTTTACGCCAGAAAAACCCATTGCTGACGATTAAGATGGTTGTCTACAGCCTCCATAGCCGACTATTGTCGGCCAATATCCCGATTACCTGCGCAGCAGCCTATTCAGCAACGGCCCCAGGTTTTCCAGCGACGCCGGCGACAGGATGTCCGCGTGCTCGCAAAGCTGAGGATACTGCGTCAGCGTGCTCACATACGGCGCCCAGGTGGCATCAACATCCATATCAGCCGGCAGCGTGCGGGTCGCCACAAACAACGTAGCGTCGCCTGCGTAACGGGATGACCGGGCCGATGACAACAGCCGCACCGCATCCTGATAGTTGGCGACAATGTTGCCGAACATCGCCGCCCGCTCCGCCCGCAGTTGCGGATCGTCCTCAGACTGCGTGTCGGCCATAAAACCGGCCTGTTCGCGCGCCACTTCCTCGCGGGCATCGGCCTCGTCCGGCGCGGCCCAGTCCTGCCCTTCCGGCGGATAGGTATCCAGCAGACCGAGGAACGACACCGTTTCGCCCGCCTGTTGCAATCGCGCCGCGATACCATGCGCCAGCGTACCGCCCAGCGAATAGCCCAGCAGGAAATACGGCCCCTGCGGCTGAAGGCACCGGATGGCCGCCAGATGGCGATCGCACATCTCGTCGACCGATTCGCAACGGGCGATCACCCCGTCAGGCCGCGGCGATTGCAGCCCGACGATCGGGTAATCCCCGTCCAGATAACGCAGCAGTCCCGCATACTGCCAGGCAAAGCCCGACGCCGGATGCAGACAGAACAACGCCGGTCCTCGACCGGAACGCAGCGGCAGGGTTTCGCCGTTGCCGTCCTGACTGCTGTCGGTGTCGCCCTCCACCAGCGCGGCGATGCTGGCTACGCTGCGCGCCGCCATGATCTGCCCGACCGTCAGCGAACGCTGCAACTGACGGCGAATCTCGGCCGCCAGCCGCATCGCCAGCAACGAATGACCGCCCAGCGCGAAGAAATCGTCCTGTGCCGATACCGTCTCGCACGCCAGCAATTCGATAAACAACGCGGCGATCGCCCGTTCGACGTCCGTCTGCGGCGCGCGCCCAGCGGCCTGCTGCCCGGCAGGCGCCGGCAGCGCCTTGCGATCCAGCTTGCCGTTGGCGCTGAGCGGGAATGACGTCATCAGCACGTAACTCACCGGCACCATGTGCGCGGGCAGTTGCTGCGATAGCGCCTGTTGTAATGAGGCGATATCCAGCGTTGTCCCCGCCTGCGGCACCAGCCAGGCCACCAGTTGCCGGGCATCGGCGCCGTGCAGGCGGGTCTGTTTTCCGCCCAGCTCGCGCGCGCCGACCACCGCCTGCGCCACGCCGGGCTGCGCCAGCAGCACCTGCTCGATTTCGCCCAGTTCGATGCGCTGCCCGCGGATTTTCAACTGATCGTCGCTGCGGCCGAGATAGTCCACCGTGCCGTCTTCCAGCCAGCGCGCGATGTCGCCGGTGCGGTACATCCGCTCGCCGGTGGCGAACGGGTCCGCCACAAAGCGGCTGGCGGTCAGATCCGGCCGACGCAGATATCCCTGCGCCAGTTGAATGCCGCACAGATACAGATCGCCCGGTACGCCAACCGGCACCGGTCGCAGCGCACCGTCCAGAATGCGCAGTTGGGTGTTCCACACCGGCAGACCGATGGGAATGCCCGGCAACTGACAGCGCTCCAACGCCTCGCCGGACGCCGGTTGCCAGGTGACGTCCACCGCCGCTTCGGTCGGGCCGTACAGGTTATGCAGCGATGCCGCGATGAGCGACTGATAATTCAGCGCCAGTTCGCGCGACAACGCCTCGCCGCTGCAGAATACCCGCCGCAGGCTGCCGCAGCCGATCTCCGCCCGCGGGCGCGTCTCCAGCGCGCTCACCCAGGCTGCCAGCATGGAAGGCACGAAGTGCAGGGTGGTCACCGCATAGTCGTTGATCAACTGCACCAGCGCATCCGGGTCGCGGTGCGCATCCGGCGGCGCCATCACCAACCGGGCGCCGACCATCAGCGGCCAGAAGAACTCCCACACCGAGACATCGAAACTGCACGGCGTTTTCTGCAGCACCACGTCATCCGCCTGTAACGGGTACTGATGCTGCATCCACCACAAGCGATTGACGATGGCCTGATGGCCGACCACCACCCCTTTCGGGCGACCGGTGGAGCCGGAGGTGTAAATCACGTAAGCCGCCTGCTGTTCCGCAACCTGCGGCGACGGGTGACGCGGCGACTGGCGTTCATCCGCCAGCGTATCCAGCAGCAATAACTCGGCCAGCTCGGCGAAGCGCGGCTGCAGGCTGCTTTCGGTGATCATCAACCGGGGTTGCGCGTCCTCCACCATCAGCGCCAGTCGTTCATCCGGGTAGCCGGTATCCAGCGGCAGCCAGGCGGCGCCGGTTTCCAGAATGGCGTACAGCGCCAGGCTGAGGCGCACCGAGCGCGGCAGCGCCACCGCCACGATGTCGCCGGGCCGCACGCCGGCGTCGATCAGCCTGTCGGCCAGCAAGCGGGTCTGCCGTTGTACCTGACGGTAAGTCAACTGATGCTGGCAATCCACCAGCGCGATGCAATCCGGCGTGCGTTGCGCCTGCGCCGCCAGCGCCTGATGTAATGTGCCCGGCGGCACCGGCTGTTCGGTGCGGTTGACCGCCGCCAGCAGCGCCTGTTCCTCGGGCAGTTGCAGGTTCCAGGCCGACAATGGGCGCTCCGGCACGGCCACCAGCTGTTCCAGCAGCAGCAACAGGCGCTGCGCCAGCCGCTGCGGCTGCGCCACGCTGTCGCGGTATTCCATCAGCAACCGCAGCCGTTTGCCGGGCAGCACCAGCAGCGTCAGCGGATAGTGGGTGTAACCCCGATTGTTGACCGACTCGCAGCGCAACGCTTGCCCCGCCTGACTCAGCTCATCGCCATCCGGGTAGTTCTCCACCACCAGCAGGGTGTCGAATAGCGTACCGGTGCCGGCCAGTTGCTGGATTTCCCCCAGCCCCACATCGTCGTGCTCAATCAGCTGGATTTGCTGCGCCTGTAGTTCGGCCAGCTGCGGCAACAGCGCCCGCGACGCATCCAGCCGCACCCGTACCGGCAGCGTATTGCTGAACAGCCCGACCTGCTGGTTGATGCCGTCAATCTGACCGAACCGACCGGACACCGGCGAGCCGAACAGCACATCGTCCGCGCCGCTGCCGGTGCTGAGCAGCATCCCCCAGATGCCCTGCATCACGCTGTTGAGCGTCAGACCATGCTGTTTGCACAGCGACAGCAGCCCCTGTTCCAGTTGCGGCCCCGGCAGCAGTTCCAGCTCGCGGACGTCGCCGTGATGCGGACCGTCGCCAAACAGCAGCGTCGGGCGCGCGCCTGCCAGCACGGAGCGCCAGCGTTGACGCGATGCCTGTGCGTCGCGGGCCGCCAACTGGCGGATAATGTCCGCATACGGCACCGCGTGCGGCGTCAACGCGCT from Dickeya fangzhongdai encodes the following:
- the fepB gene encoding Fe2+-enterobactin ABC transporter substrate-binding protein — encoded protein: MVGSDRRAAGVLSGTGVSGNRNNRGIMWIWGLMAMLLLAGCDNAASPDHSASAATSTGWPRTVPTLKGPVTLDHAPQRIVSTSVTISGTLLAINAPLIGSGATSPNTIVADDQGFFRQWSAEAKARGVKPLYITEPNAEAIAAAAPDMIIIAATGGDSALKLYEQLSAIAPTLVVDYGDKSWQQLAGYLGEAIGHETDARQVIERFEQRVQTVKQTIQLPPQPVSALVYYEDGRGVNLWTHASAQGQLLSELGFQLASLPDNLPTETRMGKRQDILQISGENMAGSLNGQSLLLFANDDDTVNRVIANPFLSHLEPVVQHRIWAMGPDTFRLDYYSASNMLSKIEQYFRQPASR
- the entS gene encoding enterobactin transporter EntS, whose translation is MAKSSFFLDFSLLKQNAHFRAIFVARMLSVFALGMLTVGVPVQIQAMTGSTLQVGMAVALDGIGMFIGLMLGGVLADRFDRRKLILFARGTCGLGFVALSLNAFSGSPSLLALYVLAAWDGFFGALGMTALMAVIPLLVGRENLPAAGALTMLTVRLGAILSPALGGVIIVAGGVGWNFAVAAAGTLATLIPLVRLPSMKPAPGKPEHPLQALAGGVRFVCSHPVVGCVVLLGMLVSVVGAMRVLFPALAGDAYHAGPSAVGLMYSAVPLGAMIGAFTSGWVSGTQRPGKILLGCATGAFLAVASLGLFSHLLPALLALVCYGYFNAITSLLQFTLIQSHTPDHLLGRVNSLGTAQDVTGDSVGALILGLMGKLLAPATSILAFGAAAALLGGVIALLVRPLRQCRFGEPAASPDEEETGDAVHEG
- the fepD gene encoding Fe(3+)-siderophore ABC transporter permease translates to MHFLIKRFLSVRSPFPTQTTAPAPLPRALSSLTGRRIAGVIPCLLLLALICLASLMLGARAIAPEVVWHSLTGNLQGPDSTIILQARLPRTLAGILVGMALGAAGAVMQALTRNPLADPGILGVNAGASFAIVLGISFFGITGMASWLGFAWLGVLAASLMVWIIGTLSGGRVNPIRLTLAGVALSAVLSGFTSSLSLLNPLAFDQLRLWEAGTLDIRSLGNIAWVTPTILLGCALAFFAARSLNTLSMGEDLATALGTRVALIRVIAMLSVMLLCGSATALAGPIGFVGLMIPHIARGWAGPDQRWILIYSLLFAPILLLSADIVGRLLVPGELRVSIVTAFIGAPVLIWLVRQRKS
- the fepG gene encoding iron-enterobactin ABC transporter permease, encoding MSTRTLFLRAPAGLISGRLPLRALWINLSLLLGGAALLTLAVSLGTLPLSAPTVWQALAGHGEASTVTVVTQWRAPRAVMALLLGAGLGVSGAIFQSLTRNPLGSPDVVGFNTGAHTGALVTIILLHGSYYQIAGGAVLGGLATALAVYLLAWRRGISGFRLIIVGIAVSAILSAFNTWLMITGALETVMTAALWGAGSLNGMTWSKAAPALLLIPLTLLATLLLARRLQLLEMGDDSARALGVNAEASRLWLMLCGIVLIAVVTASAGPISFIALAAPQIARRLTRASTVPLCAAALVGGLLLLTADIVAQHLFTGRQLPVGSVTVSIGGLYLIWLLIRESRR
- a CDS encoding ABC transporter ATP-binding protein is translated as MTHLLRAEQLTLGYDNKIIARDLSVAIPAGKFSVIIGPNACGKSTLLRALCRLLKPMAGDVLLDGTSIHRIPTKTLARQLGLLPQHAIVPDNITVMDLVARGRYPHQTLLRQWSDADQTAVEQAMAATNVSELAERSVDELSGGQRQRVWIAMVLAQQTPLLLLDEPTTWLDIAHQIDLLDLFRELNQQHDRTLVAVLHDLNQACRYADHLIVMRAGAVMAQGTPADIITAELVQEVFGMACVIIDDPVSHTPLIVPCGRHHPAP